In a single window of the Leopardus geoffroyi isolate Oge1 chromosome D2, O.geoffroyi_Oge1_pat1.0, whole genome shotgun sequence genome:
- the LOC123576766 gene encoding olfactory receptor 13A1, with protein MELWLEIHLMIMETPLSPRTMSNQTLVTEFILQGFSEHPEYHVLLFSCFLSLYSVALTGNLLIILAISFNSGLHTPMYFFLFNLATMDIICTSSIMPKALEGLMSEESSISYGGCMAQLYFLTWAASSELLLLTVMAYDRYAAICHPLHYSTIMSKAFCSKLTTGVWVLCAFNTAIHTGLMLRLNFCGPNIVTHFFCEVPPLLLLSCSSTYVNSIMIVLADAFYGILNFLMTVVSYGFIISSILKMRTVEGKKKAFSTCSSHLIVVCMYYTAVFYAYISPVSSYSAEKSKLAGVLYTMLSPTLNPLMYTLRNKEVKAALRKIFSFTRN; from the coding sequence ATGGAGCTGTGGCTAGAGATTCACCTGATGATCATGGAAACCCCGCTCAGCCCAAGGACCATGAGTAACCAGACGCTAGTAACAGAGTTTATCTTGCAGGGCTTTTCAGAGCACCCAGAATACCATGTGCTCTTATTCAGCTGTTTCCTCTCCCTCTACTCTGTGGCCCTCACAGGTAATCTCCTCATCATTTTGGCCATCAGCTTCAACTCTGGGCTCCATACCCCCATGTACTTTTTTCTGTTCAACTTGGCTACCATGGATATTATCTGCACCTCTTCCATCATGCCCAAAGCACTGGAGGGTCTGATGTCAGAGGAGAGCTCCATCTCTTATGGGGGTTGCATGGCCCAGCTCTATTTCCTCACATGGGCTGCATCCTCTGAGCTGCTCCTCCTCACGGTCATGGCCTATGACCGGTATGCAGCCATCTGCCACCCTCTGCATTACAGCACCATAATGAGCAAGGCTTTCTGCAGCAAGCTGACCACAGGTGTCTGGGTACTCTGTGCCTTCAACACAGCCATCCACACTGGGCTGATGCTGCGGTTGAATTTCTGTGGTCCCAACATCGTTACCCATTTTTTCTGTGAGGTCCCTCCTCTGTTGCTTCTCTCCTGTAGCTCCACTTATGTGAATAGCATCATGATTGTCCTGGCTGACGCCTTTTATGGCATACTGAACTTCCTGATGACTGTCGTGTCATATGGCTTTATCATCTCCAGCATTCTAAAGATGCGGACtgtagaggggaagaaaaaagccTTTTCCACCTGCTCTTCCCACCTCATTGTGGTGTGTATGTATTATACCGCTGTCTTCTATGCCTACATAAGCCCTGTCTCTAGCTACAGTGCAGAGAAGAGCAAGTTGGCTGGTGTATTGTACACCATGTTGAGCCCTACTCTCAACCCCCTCATGTATACTCTGAGAAACAAGGAGGTCAAAGCAGCCCTCAGGAAGATTTTCTCCTTCaccagaaattaa